A genomic window from Thermococcus nautili includes:
- a CDS encoding DUF6849 domain-containing protein: protein MKVVLKPLFEAELPAGFEDIVREKLRGRELKTGETVEVELLGKPLPFKVLLAEPSPLKVDKATKIEFSAGEVEEFTLEFEREVNDAVPFAKGLVVVLGSEVRIYNWSGQKVYSREFENLKKVRVAEGKVVVVHGREVTVVEP from the coding sequence ATGAAGGTCGTTTTAAAACCTCTCTTCGAGGCTGAACTTCCAGCCGGTTTCGAGGATATAGTGAGGGAGAAGCTCAGGGGCAGGGAGCTGAAGACTGGAGAGACCGTCGAGGTGGAACTCCTTGGAAAGCCCCTGCCGTTTAAGGTTCTCTTAGCGGAGCCGAGCCCCCTGAAGGTGGACAAGGCCACAAAAATCGAGTTCTCCGCTGGGGAGGTCGAGGAGTTCACGCTCGAGTTCGAGAGGGAGGTAAATGATGCCGTTCCCTTTGCGAAGGGGCTCGTCGTCGTCCTCGGGAGCGAGGTTCGAATCTACAACTGGAGCGGGCAAAAGGTTTATAGCAGAGAGTTCGAGAACCTGAAAAAGGTTAGAGTGGCCGAGGGAAAGGTGGTGGTAGTGCATGGCAGGGAAGTCACGGTCGTTGAGCCTTGA
- a CDS encoding glycosyl hydrolase family 18 protein: MNRVLSILLVFLVVCSIGTALPGRASANNIPQLNGNILGWDAVNLTWNPVKGAIAYRVYRSTSMDNLTESLLITVNWSNYSKFNPGEAYLTGEIVEYNGSLWRAKHVTSSPPGGGDWERLGPIIPATNFVDDSLRGNTTYYYFIRPVFKGGKLGRPSNVLIVKTPPQPYRIVVYYISWGIYARAFSPYSIPFENVTHVLYAFLKPLPNGTVTWADPYADPMNFEALQRLKKKYPAVKILVSVGGWTLSKYFSDIAADPIKRENFAGSVVEILKKYGFDGVDIDWEYPGGGGMEGNHVRPDDGENFVLLLKTLRKALDNASTWKHYLLTVAAPADTTIASRVNWGEVSKIVDFIDVMAYDYAGPWLNVTYFNAPLYRDPSGPGLGSVNETISWYLKRVPGEKLVLGVPFYGRSFANVPPTNHGLYQPFNGTPSGTWGPAVETHGVMDYWDIAGRIASGKCTRYWSSASKVPWAYCRGVFITYDDPESIAIKVEYALNHTLGGVMVWEITADRKPKTESHPLLAAILRTLGEKPPAWIPDEHVLGVSRRVHVGVQRPTTASPPETSSGICGPGAVLLFALAVLPLTTRRR, from the coding sequence ATGAACCGCGTCCTCTCTATTCTCCTTGTTTTTCTCGTTGTCTGTTCTATCGGGACGGCTCTTCCTGGAAGGGCTTCTGCAAACAACATCCCTCAGCTCAACGGGAACATCCTAGGCTGGGACGCCGTAAACCTCACTTGGAACCCGGTTAAAGGTGCAATAGCGTATCGCGTTTATCGGAGCACCTCCATGGACAACCTGACGGAGAGCCTTCTCATCACCGTGAACTGGAGCAACTACTCCAAGTTCAATCCCGGGGAGGCCTACCTCACCGGTGAGATAGTGGAGTACAACGGTTCCCTCTGGCGGGCCAAGCACGTCACGTCCAGCCCTCCAGGGGGCGGGGACTGGGAGAGGCTCGGTCCAATAATCCCGGCCACCAACTTCGTTGACGACTCCTTAAGGGGAAACACGACTTACTACTACTTCATCCGGCCGGTTTTCAAGGGTGGCAAGCTTGGAAGGCCCTCCAACGTCTTAATAGTGAAAACACCTCCCCAGCCGTACCGCATCGTCGTCTACTACATCTCCTGGGGCATCTACGCGAGGGCGTTCTCACCCTACAGCATACCCTTCGAGAACGTCACCCACGTGCTCTACGCCTTCCTGAAGCCCCTGCCGAACGGAACCGTCACGTGGGCCGACCCGTACGCGGACCCAATGAACTTTGAGGCACTTCAAAGGCTTAAAAAGAAATATCCAGCCGTCAAAATCCTCGTCTCCGTTGGAGGATGGACACTGAGCAAGTACTTCTCCGACATAGCCGCAGACCCCATCAAGCGCGAGAACTTTGCGGGGAGCGTCGTTGAGATACTCAAAAAGTACGGCTTCGACGGCGTTGACATCGACTGGGAGTACCCCGGCGGAGGGGGCATGGAGGGGAACCACGTCCGGCCCGATGACGGAGAGAACTTCGTCCTCCTTCTCAAAACCCTCAGGAAAGCCCTCGACAACGCGAGCACGTGGAAGCATTACCTCCTGACCGTCGCCGCGCCGGCTGACACGACCATAGCGTCCCGGGTGAACTGGGGGGAGGTTTCAAAAATCGTTGATTTCATAGACGTCATGGCCTACGACTACGCGGGGCCTTGGCTGAACGTCACCTACTTCAACGCGCCCCTCTACCGGGACCCCAGCGGGCCCGGGCTCGGGAGCGTCAATGAAACGATAAGCTGGTACCTGAAGAGGGTTCCCGGCGAGAAGCTCGTCCTCGGAGTTCCCTTCTACGGCAGGAGCTTCGCCAACGTTCCACCGACCAATCATGGTCTCTACCAGCCCTTTAATGGCACTCCCTCCGGCACCTGGGGGCCGGCTGTGGAAACGCATGGGGTTATGGATTACTGGGATATAGCCGGCAGGATAGCGAGCGGAAAGTGCACCCGCTACTGGAGCAGCGCCTCAAAGGTGCCCTGGGCCTACTGCAGGGGCGTTTTCATAACCTACGACGACCCCGAGAGCATAGCGATTAAGGTGGAATACGCCCTCAACCACACCCTGGGGGGCGTTATGGTCTGGGAAATCACCGCAGATAGGAAGCCGAAGACGGAGAGCCATCCCCTGCTCGCCGCGATTCTTAGAACGCTCGGCGAGAAGCCTCCGGCGTGGATTCCCGATGAGCACGTCCTTGGGGTCAGCAGGCGGGTTCACGTCGGGGTTCAGCGGCCGACGACGGCCTCGCCGCCAGAGACGTCCAGCGGAATCTGCGGACCCGGTGCAGTCCTGCTCTTTGCCCTTGCAGTCCTTCCGCTAACCACGCGGAGGCGCTAA